One window of Flavobacteriales bacterium genomic DNA carries:
- a CDS encoding tyrosine-type recombinase/integrase: MRFGDLSRIQPEHIEGGRLRVRTSKTGKEVTIPLHPCIPAIMAKYGGRVPSGISNQKQNGYIKEAAAMVPALQVKTMEGRTKGGIRREVARYKWERVTTHTARRSFASNCYRDGIPARTIMAVTGHRTEQAFMRYIRLTNDEHADIMAKSSLFTMPVLKAV; the protein is encoded by the coding sequence TTGCGGTTCGGGGACTTATCCCGCATCCAACCGGAACACATCGAAGGGGGACGGCTGCGGGTACGAACATCGAAAACCGGCAAAGAGGTAACGATACCGCTACACCCGTGCATTCCTGCGATCATGGCCAAGTATGGCGGGCGTGTGCCTTCAGGCATATCGAACCAAAAACAAAACGGCTACATCAAAGAGGCCGCTGCCATGGTGCCCGCATTGCAGGTGAAAACCATGGAAGGCCGAACAAAGGGCGGCATCCGCCGGGAAGTGGCACGGTACAAATGGGAACGGGTAACGACGCACACCGCCCGCCGGTCCTTCGCGTCCAACTGCTACCGCGACGGTATCCCCGCCCGCACGATCATGGCCGTAACCGGACACCGCACGGAACAGGCATTCATGCGGTACATCCGCCTGACTAATGATGAACACGCGGACATCATGGCCAAGTCCAGCCTGTTCACCATGCCGGTATTGAAGGCCGTTTGA